From the Paenibacillus tianjinensis genome, the window TGGCGTGACTTCCAGCTCCCTGTTCGAAGCCCGGCTGGGCTTTGAGGAAATGGGCAAGGAAGTGCATGTCTACGCACCGGCTTACATGGACCGTGAATTCGACGAGCTGCTGCGCTATACCGATCACATTGTGTTCAACTCGTTTGACCAGTGGAACCGGTTCAAGGACCGCGTACAGAATGCCGGCAAGCCAATCAGCTGCGGAATCCGTGTAAATCCGGAATATTCCGAGATTGAAGTGCCGCTCTATGATCCTTGCTACAACTACTCCCGTATGGGCGTAACCCTGCCGAACTTCCGTCCGGAAGAGCTTGAAGGCATTGAAGGGCTGCATTTCCATACCATGTGTGAGCAGAACTCCGACACACTGGAGCGTACCCTCAAGGTTGTGGAAGAGAAGTTCGGTCAGTATCTGCACGGCATGAAATGGCTCAACTTCGGCGGCGGCCATCATATTACCCGCGACGATTATGACCTGAAGACGCTGATCAAGTGTATCCTTCATATGAAAGAAACCTACAATGTACAGATTTACCTGGAGCCGGGCGAAGCGGTGGCGCTGAACACCGGATATCTGGTAGCAACTGTGCTTGATACA encodes:
- the nspC gene encoding carboxynorspermidine decarboxylase, encoding MDIDISSLPSPAYLVDERLLKKNLETLNYVQERTGAKILLAQKGFSMHALYPLVGKYLHGVTSSSLFEARLGFEEMGKEVHVYAPAYMDREFDELLRYTDHIVFNSFDQWNRFKDRVQNAGKPISCGIRVNPEYSEIEVPLYDPCYNYSRMGVTLPNFRPEELEGIEGLHFHTMCEQNSDTLERTLKVVEEKFGQYLHGMKWLNFGGGHHITRDDYDLKTLIKCILHMKETYNVQIYLEPGEAVALNTGYLVATVLDTMHNGMDIAILDTSAECHMPDVLAMPYRPNIIGSGQPGEFPYTYRLGGMTCLAGDIIGDYSFPEPLKYGDKLVFLDMAIYSMVKNHMFNGVNLPAIASYNDEEGLKIIREFEYSDFSGRLS